A DNA window from Candidatus Bodocaedibacter vickermanii contains the following coding sequences:
- a CDS encoding ABC-F family ATP-binding cassette domain-containing protein: MSDTPLISLRSIHVQFGLKVLFHDVTLNVYPKDRIALVGRNGSGKTTLFKTLMNQLELDEGEIFIQPGTRIGYLPQNIAWKPEQTALELVLSGVDRSTDPEKDMTYYAQAMLDKFQAKADWLVDSTSGGERRRVALAYAFASNPDVLLMDEPTNHLDIQMIEFLEKEFESFPGAIVVISHDRAFLKQVSRKTWWLDRQSIKELSRGYGDFETWSTELLENEEKALERMDKKLDQELYWLHRGVTARRKRNQGRLSRLHQLRSDRAAVLSGGKKINVTASQDETSGRLVIEAKQATKTYIDANGNENQIVKPFSTKILRGDRIGIFGPNGSGKSTLVQLLLKKLDPTKGTIRLGTNLSIGYFEQNHHDLNDKDTLWNTLCPGGGDHLTVGGSHRHVVAYLKDFLFDVDQIKSPVSSLSGGEKNRLALSKILAQNTNILVLDEPTNDLDSDTLDLLVDILSDYEGTLIVVSHDRDFLDRLVTSTISILPSGEFAEFAGGYSDFIWQLHNGEKDFSRILNPAKKPASKPKSQPQSETIARKFGFKQQHQLKELSAKITTLKSKIETYEDKLADSTLFQSNPDRFNQVSAELDHAQTQLMETEEQWLELELLKEESEE; this comes from the coding sequence ATGTCGGATACACCCTTAATTTCCCTGCGCAGCATTCATGTTCAATTTGGACTTAAAGTATTATTCCACGATGTCACGTTGAACGTATATCCAAAGGATCGAATCGCCTTGGTTGGGCGCAATGGTTCTGGAAAAACGACGCTGTTTAAAACGTTGATGAATCAGCTTGAATTGGATGAAGGCGAAATCTTTATTCAACCGGGAACTCGTATTGGATATCTTCCTCAAAACATCGCTTGGAAACCCGAACAAACGGCGTTGGAACTAGTTCTATCCGGCGTTGATCGTTCCACAGATCCTGAAAAAGACATGACTTATTATGCACAGGCAATGCTAGATAAGTTTCAAGCAAAAGCCGATTGGCTGGTGGATTCAACATCCGGAGGTGAACGCCGCCGTGTTGCCCTTGCTTACGCTTTTGCGTCGAACCCTGACGTCTTGTTGATGGACGAGCCCACAAACCATTTGGATATTCAAATGATTGAGTTTTTGGAAAAAGAGTTTGAATCATTTCCTGGCGCCATCGTTGTCATCAGCCACGATAGAGCTTTTCTAAAACAGGTGTCTAGAAAGACATGGTGGTTGGATCGTCAATCCATAAAAGAATTGAGCCGAGGATACGGTGACTTTGAAACCTGGTCAACAGAGCTGTTGGAAAATGAAGAAAAAGCGTTAGAGCGCATGGATAAGAAACTGGATCAAGAATTGTATTGGTTACATCGCGGTGTTACAGCCCGACGTAAACGTAACCAAGGACGTCTATCCCGATTACATCAATTACGTTCAGATCGCGCTGCCGTGCTTTCAGGTGGAAAGAAAATTAATGTAACGGCAAGCCAGGATGAAACCAGCGGTCGCTTAGTGATTGAAGCCAAACAAGCCACAAAAACCTATATCGATGCAAATGGCAATGAGAATCAAATTGTAAAACCATTTTCCACAAAAATACTGCGCGGTGATCGCATTGGAATTTTTGGCCCCAATGGCAGTGGTAAATCGACGTTGGTGCAATTGTTGCTTAAAAAATTAGATCCAACAAAAGGTACCATCCGATTGGGGACAAACCTATCCATTGGGTACTTTGAACAGAATCATCATGATTTAAACGACAAAGACACTTTATGGAACACTTTATGCCCAGGCGGGGGTGACCACCTTACGGTCGGCGGAAGTCATCGCCATGTGGTTGCGTATTTAAAAGACTTTTTGTTTGATGTTGATCAAATTAAATCCCCTGTGAGTAGCTTATCGGGTGGAGAAAAGAACCGCCTTGCGCTATCCAAAATCTTGGCTCAAAACACGAACATTTTAGTTCTTGACGAACCGACCAACGACTTAGATTCTGACACGCTTGATCTATTGGTCGATATCCTTAGCGACTACGAAGGTACATTAATTGTGGTCAGTCATGACCGTGACTTTTTGGATCGTTTAGTCACCAGCACTATATCCATATTGCCGAGTGGAGAATTTGCTGAATTTGCGGGTGGATACTCAGACTTTATATGGCAACTGCACAATGGTGAAAAAGATTTCTCACGCATATTAAATCCTGCAAAAAAACCAGCTTCTAAGCCTAAATCTCAACCTCAATCAGAAACGATTGCTCGTAAATTTGGATTTAAACAACAACATCAGTTGAAAGAATTAAGTGCGAAAATCACAACCCTAAAATCTAAAATAGAAACCTATGAAGATAAATTGGCGGATTCAACGCTGTTTCAATCTAACCCTGATCGTTTTAATCAAGTATCCGCAGAATTGGATCATGCTCAAACCCAACTTATGGAAACCGAAGAACAATGGTTAGAATTGGAACTCCTCAAAGAGGAATCAGAAGAATGA
- the tsaE gene encoding tRNA (adenosine(37)-N6)-threonylcarbamoyltransferase complex ATPase subunit type 1 TsaE, producing the protein MIAKTVSLSELESLASDFVRTLNKGAVVYMMGDLGAGKTTFVRAAIQSILGHDEAVPSPTFTLVQTYDSIPPIWHYDLYRINDPEEVLELGMDEAFDQGITFIEWPQNMRNVYTPKHYRVMLETTTNPEHRSITISAP; encoded by the coding sequence ATGATCGCAAAAACCGTCTCGCTATCTGAATTAGAATCATTAGCCTCTGACTTTGTTAGAACGTTAAACAAAGGCGCCGTTGTATATATGATGGGTGACCTTGGCGCCGGTAAAACAACGTTTGTGCGTGCTGCCATTCAGTCAATATTGGGACACGATGAAGCTGTCCCAAGCCCCACATTCACGCTTGTGCAAACCTATGACTCAATCCCACCCATTTGGCATTACGACTTATATCGCATCAATGATCCAGAAGAAGTCCTAGAATTAGGAATGGATGAAGCGTTCGATCAGGGTATTACCTTTATCGAATGGCCTCAAAACATGAGGAATGTGTACACTCCAAAACATTACCGTGTAATGTTAGAAACAACCACGAATCCAGAGCACAGATCGATTACCATCAGCGCCCCTTAA
- the pssA gene encoding CDP-diacylglycerol--serine O-phosphatidyltransferase, which translates to MKIPFKGYPVTRFIPNMTTLLGLCIGLTAVYHALHSDWERALWYVVVATVFDGMDGRLARFFNASSRFGAELDSLSDFVTFGVSPALVAYFYSLHGLGRLGWGVVLFFCICAGLRLARFNIMSLDVEEDPTLIKLQKKYFSGVPMPAAGLLMLVPIMVEVDTGYGIHSLIYAVFGIGVGLLMVSKIPTFAFKGMKIQPHQIIFLLGIIGVFVIGIMTRPWLTLPIVGLVYLISFFFSLTAYRKDIANHG; encoded by the coding sequence ATGAAGATACCTTTTAAAGGATATCCCGTTACGCGATTCATTCCCAATATGACAACTCTGTTAGGGTTATGCATAGGCTTAACAGCCGTATACCATGCCTTGCATTCAGATTGGGAAAGGGCACTGTGGTATGTTGTTGTCGCCACTGTGTTTGACGGTATGGACGGAAGGCTTGCCCGATTTTTTAATGCATCGTCCAGATTTGGTGCTGAATTAGATTCCTTATCCGATTTCGTAACATTCGGTGTTTCGCCTGCGTTAGTTGCGTATTTTTATTCTCTTCATGGCTTAGGCAGACTAGGTTGGGGCGTTGTCTTATTCTTTTGTATCTGCGCAGGTTTACGATTAGCCAGGTTTAATATCATGAGCCTTGATGTAGAAGAAGATCCGACCTTAATTAAGTTGCAAAAGAAATACTTTTCCGGCGTTCCTATGCCAGCGGCAGGATTGTTAATGCTGGTTCCAATCATGGTTGAGGTAGATACGGGTTATGGTATCCATAGTTTAATCTATGCTGTGTTTGGAATAGGTGTGGGTTTATTGATGGTCAGTAAAATACCAACCTTTGCATTCAAAGGAATGAAAATTCAACCCCATCAAATTATTTTTTTGTTAGGAATTATCGGCGTCTTTGTTATTGGTATTATGACGCGCCCATGGTTAACATTACCCATTGTTGGGTTAGTATACCTCATTTCATTTTTCTTTAGCTTAACGGCATATCGAAAAGATATAGCCAATCATGGATAA
- a CDS encoding phosphatidylserine decarboxylase, which translates to MFDRFLVPIHREGWPFVAIFAGVTFILALMSTFLGFVGAILTVWCYAFFRDPERITPIGDNWVISPADGVVTAIETVSIPDELEMKEKTCTRISIFLSVFDVHINRVPCAGTIKKIWYYPGSFLNASLDKASEFNERQAFKIVTPDGKEVGFVQIAGLIARRIVSFVKEGDSMQTGQRFGLIRFGSRMDVYLPKGVAPLVIKGQKMIAGETILADLMIKGEAREGQIR; encoded by the coding sequence ATGTTTGATCGATTTCTAGTTCCAATTCACCGCGAAGGTTGGCCGTTTGTTGCAATCTTTGCAGGTGTTACGTTTATCTTAGCATTAATGTCCACCTTCCTTGGCTTTGTGGGTGCTATCTTAACCGTGTGGTGCTATGCCTTTTTCCGCGATCCCGAACGCATTACGCCTATCGGAGATAACTGGGTTATTAGCCCAGCTGATGGTGTTGTAACCGCTATTGAAACGGTTAGCATTCCAGACGAATTGGAAATGAAAGAAAAAACGTGTACTCGCATCTCAATCTTTTTAAGTGTCTTTGATGTGCACATTAATCGTGTGCCGTGTGCTGGCACCATTAAAAAAATCTGGTATTACCCAGGATCATTCTTAAATGCAAGCCTAGATAAAGCCAGCGAATTCAATGAACGTCAAGCCTTTAAAATTGTAACCCCAGATGGTAAAGAAGTAGGATTTGTCCAAATCGCCGGATTAATTGCACGACGCATTGTTAGCTTTGTAAAAGAAGGTGATTCTATGCAAACAGGACAACGGTTCGGTCTTATTCGTTTCGGTAGCCGTATGGATGTTTACCTGCCCAAAGGTGTTGCTCCCCTGGTTATCAAAGGACAAAAAATGATTGCCGGTGAAACCATTCTTGCAGACTTAATGATCAAAGGTGAAGCACGTGAAGGTCAAATCCGATAA
- a CDS encoding ribonuclease HII → MPTFNLERSHNRPAIGIDEAGRGPWAGPVVVAGVMFKSYDDLPDWVFQLNDSKKLSPKKRHDLFVKLLDASEYLTYHIETIDVATIDQLNIFEATMTGMRRCIQMLRTDDEVVLVDGNRNPVKEPWCYPIIKGDGISLSIAAASVLAKVYRDNLMTQLSIQHPHYGWETNAGYGTTHHQQALKTHGITAHHRKSFAPIRALSV, encoded by the coding sequence ATGCCAACGTTTAATTTAGAGCGATCTCATAACCGTCCCGCCATCGGTATTGATGAAGCGGGGCGGGGGCCGTGGGCAGGGCCTGTCGTTGTTGCGGGGGTTATGTTCAAATCTTATGATGATCTGCCGGATTGGGTGTTTCAGCTAAATGATTCCAAAAAACTATCCCCGAAAAAACGACACGATTTGTTTGTGAAATTGCTGGATGCGAGTGAGTATCTAACATACCATATTGAAACCATTGATGTAGCAACCATTGATCAACTGAATATTTTTGAAGCCACCATGACGGGCATGCGACGGTGCATTCAAATGTTGCGAACGGATGATGAAGTTGTTCTGGTCGATGGTAACCGAAATCCTGTTAAAGAACCCTGGTGCTATCCCATTATTAAAGGTGACGGTATCAGCCTGTCCATCGCTGCAGCGTCAGTTCTGGCCAAAGTTTATCGCGATAACTTAATGACACAGCTATCTATTCAACACCCCCACTATGGTTGGGAAACAAATGCCGGCTATGGAACAACGCATCATCAGCAAGCCCTAAAAACTCACGGAATTACCGCCCATCATCGAAAAAGCTTTGCGCCAATCCGTGCTCTGAGTGTATAG